The following proteins come from a genomic window of Labilithrix sp.:
- a CDS encoding FAD-binding protein — translation MMLLASPDVRVPPADAVERAVRELDRRLGASKVDVGEGTRDTYSRDDSPAAGRLPAAVVFASSREDIAATLAICETHGVPVTPRAAGTGRTGGAVPVAGGVVLATHGMANVVDIDRKDLLAVVQPGVVLGDLHAAVEAEGLFYPPDPQSWKTCMIGGNVAENAGGPRAFKYGVTRDYVLGLEACLMGGRVVRTGRRTVKGVTGYDVTSLLVGSEGTLGVFSEITLKLLHAPTEVATVLALYPDVRVAAAAVERTIAAGLVPRCVELMDATTVEAIRKQGVAIDPRAGALILAEVDGRNAPIDPLLTVLGDTLGVGSIDVLAAQDAAQRERLWAARSTLSIATRKLAKYKLSEDVVVPRSRLVALLDEAGRICEREKVRHLTYGHAGDGNMHVNFLWNDESERPAVDRAIDGLMRATVALGGTLSGEHGIGVAKAPYLAIEQGPELIGLQQDLKRAFDPSGLLNPGKVFPTGHAGC, via the coding sequence GTGATGCTCCTCGCGTCCCCCGACGTGCGTGTTCCTCCCGCCGATGCGGTCGAGCGGGCGGTGCGCGAGCTCGATCGGAGGCTCGGCGCGTCGAAGGTCGACGTCGGCGAGGGCACGCGGGACACGTACTCGCGCGACGACAGCCCCGCGGCGGGGCGGCTGCCGGCGGCGGTGGTGTTCGCGTCGTCGCGGGAGGACATCGCGGCGACGCTCGCGATCTGCGAGACCCACGGCGTGCCCGTCACGCCGCGCGCGGCGGGGACCGGGCGCACCGGCGGCGCCGTGCCCGTCGCGGGCGGTGTCGTGCTCGCGACGCACGGGATGGCGAACGTCGTCGACATCGATCGCAAGGACCTCCTCGCGGTGGTGCAGCCCGGCGTCGTGCTCGGCGATCTCCACGCCGCGGTCGAGGCGGAGGGCCTCTTCTACCCGCCCGATCCTCAGTCGTGGAAGACGTGCATGATCGGCGGCAACGTCGCCGAGAACGCCGGCGGGCCGCGCGCGTTCAAGTACGGCGTCACCCGCGACTACGTGCTCGGCCTCGAGGCGTGTTTGATGGGCGGGCGCGTCGTGCGCACCGGGAGGCGCACGGTGAAGGGGGTCACCGGCTACGACGTGACCTCGCTCCTCGTCGGGAGCGAAGGCACGCTCGGCGTGTTCAGCGAGATCACGCTGAAGCTCCTCCACGCGCCGACCGAGGTCGCGACCGTGCTCGCGCTCTACCCCGACGTCCGCGTCGCCGCCGCCGCGGTGGAGCGCACGATCGCGGCGGGGCTCGTCCCGCGCTGCGTCGAGCTGATGGACGCGACGACGGTGGAGGCGATCCGCAAGCAGGGCGTCGCGATCGACCCTCGCGCCGGCGCGCTCATCCTCGCCGAGGTCGACGGACGCAACGCGCCGATCGATCCGCTCCTCACCGTGCTCGGCGACACCCTCGGCGTCGGATCGATCGACGTGCTCGCGGCGCAGGACGCCGCCCAGCGCGAGCGGCTGTGGGCGGCGCGGAGCACGCTCTCGATCGCGACGCGGAAGCTTGCAAAATACAAGCTTTCGGAGGACGTCGTCGTCCCGCGCTCGCGCCTCGTCGCGTTGCTCGACGAGGCGGGGCGCATCTGCGAGCGAGAGAAGGTCCGCCACCTCACGTACGGGCACGCGGGTGACGGGAACATGCACGTGAACTTCCTCTGGAACGACGAGAGCGAGCGGCCCGCCGTCGACCGCGCGATCGACGGCCTGATGCGCGCCACCGTCGCTCTCGGCGGCACCCTCTCCGGCGAGCACGGCATCGGCGTCGCGAAGGCGCCGTACCTCGCGATCGAGCAAGGTCCTGAATTGATTGGGCTTCAGCAAGACCTCAAGCGCGCCTTCGACCCGAGCGGGCTCCTCAATCCGGGCAAGGTCTTCCCGACCGGGCACGCCGGTTGCTGA
- the tatA gene encoding twin-arginine translocase TatA/TatE family subunit, giving the protein MLGGLGAPELIVIALIALLLFGAGRIADIGKGLGQGIKNFKEGIKEADKDDDDEKSEKPEKTAKKKDADKTEKAEKKEKKEKEEASEDA; this is encoded by the coding sequence ATGCTTGGCGGACTCGGAGCCCCGGAGCTCATCGTCATCGCGCTGATCGCGCTCCTCCTCTTCGGAGCGGGCCGCATCGCCGATATCGGCAAGGGTCTCGGCCAGGGCATCAAGAACTTCAAAGAAGGCATCAAGGAAGCGGACAAGGACGACGACGACGAGAAGTCGGAGAAGCCCGAGAAGACCGCGAAGAAGAAGGACGCCGACAAGACCGAGAAGGCGGAGAAGAAAGAGAAGAAGGAAAAGGAAGAGGCGTCCGAAGACGCCTGA
- a CDS encoding pyridoxal phosphate-dependent aminotransferase yields the protein MPTSLAKRLDVVQPSVTLAMNARAAEKRAAGIDVYAFGVGEPDFEPPAFVFEAARKAMEVKPGVSKYTAVTGIPQLKQAICARTAEIRGWHAKPSQVTVAVGAKHALFNLALSLYEPGDEVVIPAPYWVSYPEQVKLCGATPVFVETTEEAGFKMSPQAFEKALSPKTKAVILCTPSNPTGSAYHEAELKAIVDVWKTKSDSWLIVDEIYADLVYDGFKHVSAARLAPDALDRIVVVDGVSKTYAMTGWRIGWSIAPERLAKAMDKVQGQSTTNATAIAQHAAIAAITGLQDEVVKMRDAFQKRRDVMVAELSSIPGVKCRTPEGAFYAFADCRALYGIEYKGKPISNDEEAAFWMLDEANVAAVPGGAFGAPGYIRFSYATNEDRIRGGIASIKAAAERARKK from the coding sequence ATGCCTACCTCTCTCGCCAAGCGTCTCGACGTCGTTCAGCCCAGCGTCACCCTCGCCATGAATGCGCGCGCCGCCGAGAAGCGCGCGGCCGGGATCGACGTCTATGCGTTCGGGGTCGGCGAGCCGGACTTCGAGCCGCCGGCGTTCGTGTTCGAGGCGGCGCGGAAGGCGATGGAGGTGAAGCCGGGCGTGTCGAAGTACACGGCCGTCACCGGCATCCCGCAATTGAAGCAGGCGATCTGCGCGCGCACCGCGGAGATCCGCGGCTGGCACGCGAAGCCGTCGCAGGTCACCGTCGCGGTCGGCGCGAAGCACGCCCTCTTCAACCTCGCCCTCTCGCTCTACGAGCCGGGCGACGAGGTCGTGATCCCCGCGCCGTATTGGGTCAGCTACCCGGAGCAGGTGAAGCTGTGCGGAGCGACGCCGGTCTTCGTCGAGACGACGGAGGAGGCGGGCTTCAAGATGTCGCCGCAGGCCTTCGAGAAGGCGCTCTCGCCGAAGACGAAGGCGGTCATCCTCTGCACGCCGTCGAACCCGACCGGGTCCGCGTACCACGAGGCCGAGCTCAAGGCGATCGTCGACGTGTGGAAGACCAAGAGCGACTCGTGGCTCATCGTCGACGAGATCTACGCCGACCTCGTCTACGACGGCTTCAAGCACGTGTCGGCGGCGCGGCTCGCGCCGGACGCGCTCGACCGCATCGTCGTCGTCGACGGCGTCTCGAAGACGTACGCGATGACGGGCTGGCGCATCGGCTGGAGCATCGCGCCCGAGCGCCTCGCGAAGGCGATGGACAAGGTGCAGGGGCAGAGCACGACGAACGCGACCGCGATCGCGCAGCACGCCGCCATCGCGGCGATCACGGGGCTGCAGGACGAGGTCGTGAAGATGCGCGACGCGTTCCAGAAGCGGCGCGACGTGATGGTCGCGGAGCTCTCCTCCATCCCGGGCGTGAAGTGCCGCACGCCGGAGGGCGCGTTCTACGCGTTCGCCGACTGCCGCGCGCTCTACGGCATCGAGTACAAGGGCAAGCCGATCTCGAACGACGAGGAGGCCGCGTTCTGGATGCTCGACGAGGCGAACGTCGCCGCGGTCCCGGGCGGCGCGTTCGGCGCGCCGGGCTACATCCGCTTCAGCTACGCCACGAACGAGGACCGCATCCGCGGCGGCATTGCTTCCATCAAGGCGGCCGCGGAGCGCGCGCGGAAGAAGTAG
- a CDS encoding dienelactone hydrolase family protein: protein MNTDVSRRAFVVTSLATGFALAVSPVSADTITTDATGLVAGEVKIDKMPAYRAMPEGKGPFPLVVVIQEIFGVHEHIKDMCRRLAKAGYMAVAPELYYREGDVSKLKDFAEIIKIVEKVPDDQVAKDLDAAVTWAKGQGKVDGKRIACIGWCWGGRQVWLYAARAELKAAAAYYGPISNAPSALKPRSALDVGAKLKCPVIGFYGGKDTHIPVSHVELLKKEIAAGKSGSEVNVYADADHGFNADYRPTYNKAAAEDAWKKTLEWFKKNGV, encoded by the coding sequence ATGAACACGGACGTCTCCCGCCGCGCCTTCGTCGTCACGTCTCTCGCGACCGGCTTCGCCCTCGCGGTGAGCCCCGTCTCCGCCGACACGATCACGACCGACGCGACGGGCCTCGTCGCAGGCGAGGTCAAGATCGACAAGATGCCCGCCTACCGCGCGATGCCGGAGGGCAAGGGCCCCTTCCCGCTCGTCGTCGTCATCCAGGAGATCTTCGGCGTGCACGAGCACATCAAGGACATGTGCCGCCGCCTCGCGAAGGCGGGCTACATGGCCGTCGCGCCGGAGCTCTACTACCGCGAGGGCGACGTCTCGAAGCTCAAGGATTTCGCCGAGATTATCAAGATCGTCGAGAAGGTGCCCGACGACCAAGTCGCCAAAGACCTCGACGCCGCGGTCACGTGGGCGAAGGGCCAGGGCAAGGTCGACGGCAAGCGCATCGCGTGCATCGGCTGGTGCTGGGGCGGCCGTCAGGTCTGGCTCTACGCCGCGCGCGCGGAGCTCAAGGCCGCGGCGGCGTACTACGGCCCGATCTCCAACGCGCCCTCGGCGCTCAAGCCGAGGTCGGCGCTCGACGTGGGCGCGAAGCTGAAGTGCCCGGTCATCGGCTTCTACGGCGGCAAGGACACCCACATCCCGGTCTCGCACGTCGAGCTCCTCAAGAAGGAGATCGCGGCGGGCAAGAGCGGCTCCGAGGTGAACGTCTACGCCGACGCCGACCACGGCTTCAACGCCGACTACCGCCCGACCTACAACAAGGCCGCCGCGGAAGACGCGTGGAAGAAGACGCTCGAGTGGTTCAAGAAGAACGGCGTCTGA
- a CDS encoding Uma2 family endonuclease, which yields MGAHPIYRVDPADPRAPSDEVWAELSEDERRAIVAALPSEIELGPPEGDTHRIAIEKTKDPLEGFFERLGRRVYISSNLAVYYPNERVFAPDLLAVLDVDPHRREKWVVQDEKRGLDFVLEVNVGGDRAKDFQRNVDLYARLGIAEYFIYDPPRGLIRAFALPSDGRTYDPVLGQQGRFPSRVLGLDLGLEDGVLRFFFNGAIVPETRELLDRAQRLLSDVMAKYDAALRRAEEAEAGREEERRAREEEHRAREEEHRAREAAEERVRELLAENERLRRERDS from the coding sequence ATGGGCGCTCATCCGATCTATCGCGTCGATCCGGCGGACCCGCGGGCGCCGTCGGACGAGGTGTGGGCCGAGCTCTCCGAGGACGAGCGTCGGGCGATCGTCGCGGCACTTCCGAGCGAGATCGAGCTGGGGCCGCCCGAGGGGGACACGCATCGCATCGCGATCGAGAAGACGAAGGATCCGCTGGAGGGGTTCTTCGAGCGGCTCGGGCGGCGTGTGTACATCTCCTCGAACCTCGCGGTGTACTACCCGAACGAGAGGGTGTTCGCGCCCGATCTCCTCGCCGTGCTCGACGTCGATCCGCACCGGCGCGAGAAGTGGGTCGTTCAGGACGAGAAGCGAGGTCTCGACTTCGTCCTCGAGGTGAACGTCGGCGGCGATCGAGCGAAGGACTTCCAGCGGAACGTCGACCTCTACGCGCGGCTCGGGATCGCGGAGTACTTCATCTACGATCCGCCGCGCGGACTCATTCGCGCGTTCGCGCTCCCGAGCGACGGCCGAACGTACGATCCCGTGCTCGGGCAACAAGGCCGGTTCCCGTCGCGCGTCCTCGGGCTCGACCTCGGCCTCGAAGACGGTGTGCTGCGCTTCTTCTTCAATGGCGCGATCGTGCCGGAGACGCGCGAGCTCCTCGACCGGGCGCAGCGCCTCCTCTCGGACGTCATGGCGAAGTACGACGCCGCGCTCCGCCGCGCCGAGGAGGCGGAGGCCGGACGCGAAGAGGAGCGCCGCGCGCGCGAAGAGGAGCACCGCGCGCGCGAAGAGGAGCACCGCGCGCGGGAGGCAGCGGAGGAGCGGGTTCGCGAGCTGCTCGCCGAGAACGAGCGGCTTCGGCGCGAGCGCGATTCGTAG
- a CDS encoding thioredoxin family protein gives MKPLSLALASLVVVVAACSKDPPPATQTTAAQPETETKTATNVEPKSATPAIPAVAADAPDAELGKPAPDFTLKDLDGKETKLSSFKGKVVVLEWFNPGCPFVNKSHTKGTLKEAAAKHAKSGVVWLAINSGAAGKQGAGLETNKEAVKKYAMANPVLLDEGGEVGRKYNATNTPHMFVVDANGTLVYRGAIDNSPDGEGETPTGGKLISYVDEAVAAVTAGKPVATAETKAYGCSVKYATK, from the coding sequence ATGAAGCCTCTCTCCCTCGCCCTCGCCTCGCTCGTCGTCGTCGTTGCCGCCTGCAGCAAAGATCCTCCGCCCGCGACGCAGACGACGGCGGCGCAGCCGGAGACCGAGACCAAGACCGCGACCAACGTCGAGCCGAAGAGCGCGACGCCCGCCATCCCCGCGGTCGCCGCCGACGCGCCGGACGCGGAGCTCGGCAAGCCCGCGCCCGACTTCACGCTCAAGGACCTCGACGGCAAGGAGACGAAGCTCTCCTCCTTCAAGGGGAAGGTCGTCGTGCTCGAGTGGTTCAACCCGGGCTGCCCGTTCGTGAACAAGTCTCACACGAAGGGCACGCTGAAGGAGGCCGCGGCGAAGCACGCGAAGAGCGGCGTCGTGTGGCTCGCGATCAACTCCGGCGCGGCGGGCAAGCAGGGCGCGGGCCTCGAGACGAACAAGGAGGCGGTGAAGAAGTACGCGATGGCGAACCCCGTCCTCCTCGACGAGGGCGGCGAGGTCGGGCGGAAGTACAACGCGACGAACACCCCGCACATGTTCGTCGTCGACGCGAACGGCACGCTCGTCTACCGCGGCGCGATCGACAACTCCCCCGATGGCGAGGGCGAGACCCCCACCGGCGGGAAGCTGATCTCCTACGTCGACGAGGCCGTCGCCGCGGTCACGGCGGGGAAGCCGGTCGCCACCGCGGAGACCAAGGCCTACGGCTGCAGCGTGAAATACGCGACGAAGTGA
- a CDS encoding Uma2 family endonuclease, translated as MSSAVSTPFVSLEDFLEMEPEDGVRLEWCAGIVHAMSGGSPDHSRLGARVIGALLSIAGEDCTVFDANADLWVDAAQFFGRADASLVCGALQVHSVKRGNRTLGEAITNPVVIVEVLSPSTETRDRGEKFVAYKQLMSLEEYVLVSQDQRHVEVRRRTSGGWRSDVVAGEGTIAIHGAPVDLDAIYGRQPRA; from the coding sequence ATGAGCTCCGCGGTCAGCACGCCGTTCGTATCGCTCGAGGACTTCCTCGAGATGGAGCCCGAGGACGGTGTGCGGCTCGAGTGGTGCGCTGGCATCGTCCACGCGATGAGCGGCGGGAGCCCCGACCACTCGCGTCTCGGCGCGCGCGTCATCGGTGCCCTCCTGTCGATCGCGGGTGAGGACTGCACCGTCTTCGACGCGAACGCGGATCTCTGGGTGGACGCCGCGCAGTTCTTCGGACGGGCGGACGCGAGCCTCGTGTGCGGAGCGCTCCAAGTCCACTCGGTGAAGAGAGGAAACAGGACGCTGGGCGAGGCGATCACGAACCCCGTCGTGATCGTCGAGGTGCTCTCCCCGTCGACCGAGACCCGCGATCGCGGCGAGAAGTTCGTTGCTTACAAGCAGCTCATGTCGCTCGAGGAGTACGTGCTCGTCTCACAAGACCAGCGACACGTCGAGGTACGCCGGCGCACGAGCGGAGGCTGGCGGAGCGACGTGGTCGCGGGCGAGGGGACGATCGCGATTCACGGTGCGCCGGTCGACCTCGACGCGATCTACGGACGTCAGCCGAGAGCGTAG
- a CDS encoding aldehyde dehydrogenase family protein, translated as MANDDSSERDVEAASSKAARLSAIPSAPTTLAPGSLPDDSMEPPDSALWIEGKRIEDGDVAWITDPWTQERVGSVVLANEVQADLAANAAKRAFETMRKTPSFARRRLLLDVARRIAEAREELAILIEHESGKPKTLARFEVDRAITTFELGAEEAVRIGGEVVPLDVTEPTASYRGHWQRVPRGPVLAISPFNYPLNLVAHKVAPALACGAPVVLKPAPQTPLTALRLAEIVRDAGAPTDALQVVPCSNEVAETLVRNDVFAVLSFTGSDKVGWHLKSIAGRKHVLLELGGNAACIVHEDAQNLGQIAATICASAFNYAGQVCIKTQRLYVHAAVADRLMTELAARAKAYEPQDPKSPTTAIGPMIDERAAKRVEQWIDQARAGGAEALASGPRVNNRLPAHVLRFDGPGRGLPIVEEEVFGPVLTVHTYERFEDALEMAGSTRYGLQAGVYTDSIARMREAFDRLDVGALIVNDVPSTRVDAMPYGGRRDSGIGREGVRYAIEEMTDRKMLVMRA; from the coding sequence ATGGCGAACGACGATTCGAGCGAGAGGGACGTCGAGGCGGCGAGCTCGAAGGCGGCGCGGCTGTCCGCGATCCCGTCGGCGCCGACGACGCTCGCGCCCGGGTCGCTCCCCGACGACTCGATGGAGCCGCCCGACTCCGCGCTCTGGATCGAGGGCAAGCGGATCGAAGACGGCGACGTCGCGTGGATCACCGATCCGTGGACGCAGGAGCGCGTCGGCTCCGTCGTGCTCGCGAACGAGGTGCAGGCGGACCTCGCGGCGAACGCGGCCAAGCGCGCCTTCGAGACGATGCGGAAGACGCCGAGCTTCGCGCGGCGGCGGCTCCTCCTCGACGTCGCGCGGCGCATCGCCGAGGCGCGCGAGGAGCTCGCGATCCTCATCGAGCACGAGTCGGGGAAGCCGAAGACGCTCGCGCGCTTCGAGGTCGATCGCGCGATCACCACCTTCGAGCTCGGCGCGGAGGAGGCGGTGCGCATCGGCGGCGAGGTCGTGCCGCTCGACGTGACCGAGCCGACCGCGAGCTACCGCGGACACTGGCAGCGCGTCCCGCGCGGGCCCGTGCTCGCGATCTCGCCGTTCAACTACCCGCTCAACCTCGTCGCGCACAAGGTCGCGCCCGCGCTCGCGTGCGGCGCGCCGGTGGTGCTCAAGCCCGCGCCGCAGACGCCGCTCACCGCGCTCCGCCTCGCCGAGATCGTGCGCGACGCCGGCGCGCCGACCGACGCGCTGCAGGTCGTGCCGTGCAGCAACGAGGTCGCGGAGACGCTCGTGCGCAACGACGTCTTCGCCGTCCTCTCGTTCACCGGCAGCGACAAGGTCGGGTGGCACCTCAAGTCGATCGCGGGGCGCAAGCACGTGCTGCTCGAGCTCGGCGGCAACGCCGCGTGCATCGTCCACGAAGACGCACAGAACCTCGGCCAGATCGCGGCGACGATCTGCGCGAGCGCGTTCAACTACGCGGGCCAGGTCTGCATCAAGACGCAGCGCCTCTACGTCCACGCCGCCGTCGCCGACCGCTTGATGACGGAGCTCGCCGCGCGCGCGAAGGCGTACGAGCCGCAGGATCCGAAGAGCCCGACCACCGCGATCGGGCCGATGATCGACGAGCGCGCCGCGAAGCGCGTCGAGCAATGGATCGATCAGGCGCGCGCGGGCGGCGCCGAGGCTCTCGCGTCCGGGCCGCGCGTCAACAACCGCCTCCCCGCGCACGTGCTCCGCTTCGACGGGCCGGGGCGCGGCCTCCCGATCGTGGAGGAGGAGGTGTTCGGCCCCGTCCTCACCGTGCACACCTACGAGCGCTTCGAGGACGCGCTCGAGATGGCGGGGTCGACACGCTACGGCCTCCAGGCGGGGGTGTACACCGACTCGATCGCGCGGATGCGTGAGGCCTTCGATCGCCTCGACGTCGGGGCGCTCATCGTCAACGACGTCCCGAGCACGCGCGTCGACGCGATGCCGTACGGCGGCCGCCGCGACTCCGGCATTGGCCGCGAAGGCGTGCGCTATGCGATCGAGGAGATGACCGACCGCAAGATGCTCGTCATGCGCGCGTGA
- a CDS encoding MoxR family ATPase, translated as MSEFFRFKGTASYLTNDALEAAVNAALALERPLLIRGEPGTGKTLLAEAVAEALGTELIHWPVKSTTRAQDGLYVYDTVQRLYDSRFAGDDKSKVSDIRQYIKLGPLGRAFSASRRVVLLIDEVDKADLEFPNDLLHEVDRMRFVVTETGDEVVAKERPVVIITSNNEKELPDAFLRRCVFHFIDFPDQELMRRIVAVHHPNLDRELIDQAVVTFYRLRDLPKLRKRPSTSELIDWIAVLRRAGVGNERFVRELPFLGVLLKKEQDLDTFAAAKKSGGWKN; from the coding sequence GTGAGCGAGTTCTTCCGGTTCAAAGGGACAGCCTCCTACCTGACCAACGACGCGCTGGAGGCCGCCGTCAACGCCGCCCTCGCGCTCGAGCGCCCGCTCCTCATCCGCGGCGAGCCGGGGACGGGGAAGACGCTGCTCGCCGAAGCGGTGGCGGAGGCGCTCGGCACGGAGCTCATTCACTGGCCGGTCAAGTCGACGACGCGCGCGCAGGACGGCCTCTACGTCTACGACACCGTCCAGCGCCTCTACGACTCGCGCTTCGCGGGCGACGACAAGTCGAAGGTCTCCGACATCCGCCAGTACATCAAGCTGGGACCGCTCGGCCGCGCGTTCAGCGCGTCGCGCCGCGTCGTGCTCCTCATCGACGAGGTCGACAAGGCCGACCTCGAGTTCCCGAACGACCTCCTCCACGAGGTCGACCGCATGCGCTTCGTCGTCACGGAGACGGGCGACGAGGTGGTCGCGAAGGAGCGCCCCGTCGTCATCATCACGTCGAACAACGAGAAGGAGCTGCCCGACGCGTTCCTGCGCCGCTGCGTCTTCCACTTCATCGACTTCCCGGATCAGGAGCTGATGCGCCGCATCGTGGCGGTGCACCACCCGAACCTCGATCGCGAGCTCATCGATCAGGCGGTCGTCACCTTCTATCGCCTGCGCGACCTCCCGAAGCTGCGGAAGCGCCCGTCGACGAGCGAGCTCATCGACTGGATCGCCGTCCTCCGCCGCGCCGGCGTCGGCAACGAGCGCTTCGTGCGCGAGCTCCCGTTCCTCGGAGTCCTCCTCAAGAAGGAGCAGGACCTCGACACGTTCGCCGCCGCGAAGAAGAGCGGCGGCTGGAAGAACTGA
- a CDS encoding 1-acyl-sn-glycerol-3-phosphate acyltransferase has product MTNGAASNGASPSVRPSREKERQLLDFEDQLSPVERKQITFVRNTFEPGGWDRAVRLAQRYIGSNWIEQCTKNIRHVHGTERLPKFDRNKSYLVVANHRSFFDLYVVTGYLVNRDMPHRLLFPVRSQFFYDKPLGLFVNGVMSFFAMYPPVFRERSRAALNLASLDETVRLLKRGGMFVGLHPEGQRNKGDDPYELLPAQGGVGRVIQGAGVEVLPVFINGLGNDLPKQVAGNFTRKGTPIIVNFGAPVDFGDLLTQPPSPRLHKKISEHALDEIRRLGAEEREIRASLR; this is encoded by the coding sequence ATGACAAACGGGGCGGCGTCGAACGGGGCGAGCCCGAGCGTGCGGCCTTCGCGAGAGAAAGAGCGGCAGCTCCTCGATTTCGAGGACCAGCTCTCGCCGGTGGAGCGGAAGCAGATCACGTTCGTGCGGAACACGTTCGAGCCCGGCGGTTGGGACCGCGCGGTGCGCCTCGCGCAGCGGTACATCGGCTCGAACTGGATCGAGCAGTGCACGAAGAACATCCGTCACGTCCACGGCACCGAGCGGCTGCCGAAGTTCGATCGGAACAAGAGCTACCTCGTGGTCGCGAACCACCGGAGCTTCTTCGATCTCTACGTCGTCACCGGCTACCTCGTGAACCGCGACATGCCGCACCGGCTCCTCTTCCCGGTGCGCTCGCAGTTCTTCTACGACAAGCCGCTCGGCCTCTTCGTCAACGGCGTGATGAGCTTCTTCGCGATGTACCCGCCGGTGTTCCGCGAGCGGAGCCGCGCCGCGCTCAACCTCGCGAGCCTCGACGAGACCGTCCGCCTCCTCAAGCGCGGCGGCATGTTCGTCGGCCTCCACCCCGAGGGCCAGCGGAACAAAGGCGACGATCCGTACGAGCTCCTCCCGGCGCAGGGCGGGGTCGGCCGCGTCATCCAGGGGGCAGGCGTCGAGGTGCTGCCGGTGTTCATCAACGGCCTCGGCAACGACCTGCCGAAGCAAGTCGCCGGGAACTTCACGCGAAAAGGCACCCCCATCATCGTGAACTTCGGCGCGCCGGTCGACTTCGGCGACCTCCTGACGCAGCCCCCGAGCCCGCGCCTCCACAAGAAGATCTCCGAGCACGCGCTCGACGAGATCCGACGACTCGGCGCCGAGGAGCGCGAGATCCGCGCGTCGCTGCGCTAA
- a CDS encoding Mrp/NBP35 family ATP-binding protein yields the protein MEAPKSRTVGPEDPVPGVAHVVLVMSGKGGVGKSTTATNLALALHRSGYRTGLLDADIYGPSIPTMLGVSGRPVSTDGKTIEPLERFGLKLMSIGFLLEDPKAAVIWRGPMLHGALSQFLKDVAWGELDFLVLDLPPGTGDVALSLSQRLGVTGAVMVTTPQPVATDDVYKSVSMCRKVNIPLLGVVENMSWFVDSAGVKHELFGKGGGQAVADFAETRLLAQIPIDQSVREWGDKGTPVVQAAPDGPVAQAFMKLAEELIIVVQSKADAGDAAAPLIDRSGGPGGRRRLPVTK from the coding sequence ATGGAAGCCCCGAAGAGCCGCACGGTAGGTCCGGAGGACCCCGTCCCCGGCGTCGCGCACGTCGTCCTCGTCATGAGCGGAAAGGGCGGTGTCGGCAAGAGCACGACCGCGACGAACCTCGCCCTCGCGCTCCATCGTTCGGGATACCGAACCGGTCTCCTCGACGCCGACATCTACGGCCCCTCGATCCCGACGATGCTCGGCGTCAGCGGCCGTCCCGTCTCGACCGACGGCAAGACGATCGAGCCGCTCGAGCGCTTCGGGCTGAAGCTCATGAGCATCGGCTTCCTCCTCGAGGACCCGAAGGCGGCCGTCATCTGGCGCGGGCCGATGCTCCACGGCGCGCTCTCGCAGTTCCTCAAGGACGTCGCGTGGGGGGAGCTCGACTTCCTCGTCCTCGATCTCCCGCCCGGCACCGGCGACGTCGCGCTCTCGCTCTCGCAGCGCCTCGGCGTGACGGGCGCGGTGATGGTGACGACGCCGCAACCCGTCGCGACGGACGACGTCTACAAGTCCGTCTCGATGTGCCGGAAGGTCAACATCCCGCTCCTCGGCGTCGTCGAGAACATGAGCTGGTTCGTCGACAGCGCGGGCGTGAAGCACGAGCTCTTCGGCAAGGGCGGCGGCCAGGCCGTCGCTGACTTCGCCGAGACGAGGCTCCTCGCCCAGATCCCGATCGATCAGAGCGTCCGCGAATGGGGCGACAAGGGCACCCCCGTCGTCCAGGCCGCCCCCGACGGCCCCGTCGCGCAAGCCTTCATGAAGCTCGCCGAAGAGCTCATCATCGTCGTCCAATCCAAGGCCGACGCCGGCGACGCCGCCGCCCCCCTCATCGATCGATCCGGCGGCCCCGGCGGCCGCCGCCGCCTCCCCGTCACGAAGTAG